From Symphalangus syndactylus isolate Jambi chromosome X, NHGRI_mSymSyn1-v2.1_pri, whole genome shotgun sequence, the proteins below share one genomic window:
- the SATL1 gene encoding spermidine/spermine N(1)-acetyltransferase-like protein 1 isoform X1 produces the protein MNQSGTNQSSLSDSNQAGINQPSTSSVDMNQMDMNQRSSSLYEMIEVDMKQPSMSQAGMRQSGTNLPYINQPDMKQPGTWQLGRSQPGMWPQSLSQLVLSEAGISQPGPLQPGPSQSGPRQSSASQAGTNQSGISQPVMWQLDMRQSGRSQPSMRQVGTSQSGTSQIGLSQKVPRQPNKSPPDMWQPGMSQQVPSQLGMRQPGTSQSSKNQTGMSHPGRGQPGIWEVGPSHPGLSQQDLNQLVLSQPGLSQPGRSQTSVSQMGMRQTSMDYFQIRHAEAGDCPQILRLIKELAACENMLDAMELTAVDLLRDGFGDNPLFYCLIAEVNNQQKPSGKLTVGFAMYYFTYDSRTGKVLYLEDFYVTQAYQGLGIGAEMLKRLSQIAIRTQCNCMHFLVVIWNQASIDYYTSRGALDLSSKEGWHLFRFNREELLDIAWEE, from the exons ATGAACCAATCAGGCACGAACCAATCAAGTTTATCAGACTCGAACCAAGCAGGCATAAACCAGCCAAGCACAAGCTCAGTTGATATGAACCAAATGGACATGAACCAACGGAGTTCGAGCCTATATGAAATGATCGAAGTGGACATGAAACAACCAAGCATGAGCCAAGCTGGCATGAGGCAATCAGGTACAAACCTACCATACATAAACCAACCCGACATGAAACAACCAGGCACATGGCAATTAGGTAGGAGCCAACCAGGCATGTGGCCACAAAGCCTGAGCCAACTAGTCCTGAGTGAAGCAGGCATAAGCCAACCAGGTCCATTGCAACCAGGCCCAAGCCAATCAGGCCCCAGACAATCAAGCGCGAGCCAAGCAGGCACAAACCAATCAGGTATAAGCCAACCAGTGATGTGGCAACTAGACATGAGACAGTCAGGTAGGAGCCAACCAAGCATGAGACAAGTAGGCACCAGCCAATCAGGCACAAGCCAAATAGGCCTGAGCCAAAAAGTCCCGAGGCAACCAAACAAGAGTCCACCAGACATGTGGCaaccaggcatgagccagcaaGTCCCCAGCCAACTAGGCATGAGACAACCAGGCACTAGCCAATCAAGTAAGAACcaaacaggcatgagccatccagGCAGGGGTCAACCAGGCATATGGGAAGTGGGGCCGAGTCACCCAGGCCTGAGCCAACAAGACCTGAACCAATTAGTGCTGAGCCAACCAGGCCTGAGTCAACCAGGCAGGAGCCAAACAAGTGTGAGCCAAATGGGCATGAGGCAAACAAGCATGGATTACTTTCAAATAAGACATGCAGAGGCTGGAGACTGCCCACAAATTTTGCGACTGATTAAA GAATTGGCTGCCTGTGAAAACATGCTAGATGCAATGGAGTTAACAGCAGTTG ATTTACTCAGAGATGGCTTTGGGGACAATCCCCTTTTCTACTGCCTGATTGCAGAAGTAAACAATCAACAAAAACCATCAG GCAAACTGACTGTTGGATTTGCCATGTACTACTTTACATATGACTCACGGACTGGCAAGGTACTTTACCTAGAGGACTTTTATGTCACACAAGCTTACCAAG GCCTAGGTATTGGAGCTGAAATGCTGAAGAGGCTAAGTCAG atAGCCATCAGAACTCAATGTAACTGCATGCACTTTCTTGTCGTCATTTGGAACCAGGCTTCTATCGACTACTATACTAGTCGAGGGGCTTTAGACCTTTCCTCTAAGGAGGGCTGGCATCTCTTCAGGTTTAACAGAGAAGAACTCCTGGACATAGCATGGGAAGAATGA
- the SATL1 gene encoding spermidine/spermine N(1)-acetyltransferase-like protein 1 isoform X2: MNQSGTNQSSLSDSNQAGINQPSTSSVDMNQMDMNQRSSSLYEMIEVDMKQPSMSQAGMRQSGTNLPYINQPDMKQPGTWQLGRSQPGMWPQSLSQLVLSEAGISQPGPLQPGPSQSGPRQSSASQAGTNQSGISQPVMWQLDMRQSGRSQPSMRQVGTSQSGTSQIGLSQKVPRQPNKSPPDMWQPGMSQQVPSQLGMRQPGTSQSSKNQTGMSHPGRGQPGIWEVGPSHPGLSQQDLNQLVLSQPGLSQPGRSQTSVSQMGMRQTSMDYFQIRHAEAGDCPQILRLIKELAACENMLDAMELTAVGKLTVGFAMYYFTYDSRTGKVLYLEDFYVTQAYQGLGIGAEMLKRLSQIAIRTQCNCMHFLVVIWNQASIDYYTSRGALDLSSKEGWHLFRFNREELLDIAWEE, translated from the exons ATGAACCAATCAGGCACGAACCAATCAAGTTTATCAGACTCGAACCAAGCAGGCATAAACCAGCCAAGCACAAGCTCAGTTGATATGAACCAAATGGACATGAACCAACGGAGTTCGAGCCTATATGAAATGATCGAAGTGGACATGAAACAACCAAGCATGAGCCAAGCTGGCATGAGGCAATCAGGTACAAACCTACCATACATAAACCAACCCGACATGAAACAACCAGGCACATGGCAATTAGGTAGGAGCCAACCAGGCATGTGGCCACAAAGCCTGAGCCAACTAGTCCTGAGTGAAGCAGGCATAAGCCAACCAGGTCCATTGCAACCAGGCCCAAGCCAATCAGGCCCCAGACAATCAAGCGCGAGCCAAGCAGGCACAAACCAATCAGGTATAAGCCAACCAGTGATGTGGCAACTAGACATGAGACAGTCAGGTAGGAGCCAACCAAGCATGAGACAAGTAGGCACCAGCCAATCAGGCACAAGCCAAATAGGCCTGAGCCAAAAAGTCCCGAGGCAACCAAACAAGAGTCCACCAGACATGTGGCaaccaggcatgagccagcaaGTCCCCAGCCAACTAGGCATGAGACAACCAGGCACTAGCCAATCAAGTAAGAACcaaacaggcatgagccatccagGCAGGGGTCAACCAGGCATATGGGAAGTGGGGCCGAGTCACCCAGGCCTGAGCCAACAAGACCTGAACCAATTAGTGCTGAGCCAACCAGGCCTGAGTCAACCAGGCAGGAGCCAAACAAGTGTGAGCCAAATGGGCATGAGGCAAACAAGCATGGATTACTTTCAAATAAGACATGCAGAGGCTGGAGACTGCCCACAAATTTTGCGACTGATTAAA GAATTGGCTGCCTGTGAAAACATGCTAGATGCAATGGAGTTAACAGCAGTTG GCAAACTGACTGTTGGATTTGCCATGTACTACTTTACATATGACTCACGGACTGGCAAGGTACTTTACCTAGAGGACTTTTATGTCACACAAGCTTACCAAG GCCTAGGTATTGGAGCTGAAATGCTGAAGAGGCTAAGTCAG atAGCCATCAGAACTCAATGTAACTGCATGCACTTTCTTGTCGTCATTTGGAACCAGGCTTCTATCGACTACTATACTAGTCGAGGGGCTTTAGACCTTTCCTCTAAGGAGGGCTGGCATCTCTTCAGGTTTAACAGAGAAGAACTCCTGGACATAGCATGGGAAGAATGA
- the SATL1 gene encoding spermidine/spermine N(1)-acetyltransferase-like protein 1 isoform X3 — protein MNQSGTNQSSLSDSNQAGINQPSTSSVDMNQMDMNQRSSSLYEMIEVDMKQPSMSQAGMRQSGTNLPYINQPDMKQPGTWQLGRSQPGMWPQSLSQLVLSEAGISQPGPLQPGPSQSGPRQSSASQAGTNQSGISQPVMWQLDMRQSGRSQPSMRQVGTSQSGTSQIGLSQKVPRQPNKSPPDMWQPGMSQQVPSQLGMRQPGTSQSSKNQTGMSHPGRGQPGIWEVGPSHPGLSQQDLNQLVLSQPGLSQPGRSQTSVSQMGMRQTSMDYFQIRHAEAGDCPQILRLIKELAACENMLDAMELTAVDLLRDGFGDNPLFYCLIAEVNNQQKPSGKLTVGFAMYYFTYDSRTGKVLYLEDFYVTQAYQDSHQNSM, from the exons ATGAACCAATCAGGCACGAACCAATCAAGTTTATCAGACTCGAACCAAGCAGGCATAAACCAGCCAAGCACAAGCTCAGTTGATATGAACCAAATGGACATGAACCAACGGAGTTCGAGCCTATATGAAATGATCGAAGTGGACATGAAACAACCAAGCATGAGCCAAGCTGGCATGAGGCAATCAGGTACAAACCTACCATACATAAACCAACCCGACATGAAACAACCAGGCACATGGCAATTAGGTAGGAGCCAACCAGGCATGTGGCCACAAAGCCTGAGCCAACTAGTCCTGAGTGAAGCAGGCATAAGCCAACCAGGTCCATTGCAACCAGGCCCAAGCCAATCAGGCCCCAGACAATCAAGCGCGAGCCAAGCAGGCACAAACCAATCAGGTATAAGCCAACCAGTGATGTGGCAACTAGACATGAGACAGTCAGGTAGGAGCCAACCAAGCATGAGACAAGTAGGCACCAGCCAATCAGGCACAAGCCAAATAGGCCTGAGCCAAAAAGTCCCGAGGCAACCAAACAAGAGTCCACCAGACATGTGGCaaccaggcatgagccagcaaGTCCCCAGCCAACTAGGCATGAGACAACCAGGCACTAGCCAATCAAGTAAGAACcaaacaggcatgagccatccagGCAGGGGTCAACCAGGCATATGGGAAGTGGGGCCGAGTCACCCAGGCCTGAGCCAACAAGACCTGAACCAATTAGTGCTGAGCCAACCAGGCCTGAGTCAACCAGGCAGGAGCCAAACAAGTGTGAGCCAAATGGGCATGAGGCAAACAAGCATGGATTACTTTCAAATAAGACATGCAGAGGCTGGAGACTGCCCACAAATTTTGCGACTGATTAAA GAATTGGCTGCCTGTGAAAACATGCTAGATGCAATGGAGTTAACAGCAGTTG ATTTACTCAGAGATGGCTTTGGGGACAATCCCCTTTTCTACTGCCTGATTGCAGAAGTAAACAATCAACAAAAACCATCAG GCAAACTGACTGTTGGATTTGCCATGTACTACTTTACATATGACTCACGGACTGGCAAGGTACTTTACCTAGAGGACTTTTATGTCACACAAGCTTACCAAG atAGCCATCAGAACTCAATGTAA